One genomic window of Haloferax mediterranei ATCC 33500 includes the following:
- a CDS encoding endonuclease V, with amino-acid sequence MRQAYPEFAPKSGLSRAEMESLQRRVAESAVFEDALPFDPANVSLGDPENETLTGDSDTPLVAGIDQSFLDDRALSAVVVLRGGEVVERVHAVTDLDLPYIPGLLSFREGGPILDALSELDTDPDLLVFDGSGRIHFRQAGLATHLGVICDVPSIGVAKSLLCGTPDEDLDGRPEGWRTPIRADDSVDAVGGHPATPETTIGYAFQSRQYDSRPIVNPLYVSPGHRVSAETAVDLISQLSGEYKLPEPTRLADAYADEAKAQYED; translated from the coding sequence ATGCGACAGGCCTACCCCGAATTCGCCCCCAAATCCGGTCTCTCCCGCGCGGAGATGGAGTCGCTCCAGCGCCGCGTCGCCGAGAGCGCCGTCTTCGAAGACGCCCTCCCGTTCGACCCGGCGAATGTCTCTCTCGGCGACCCCGAAAACGAGACGCTCACAGGTGATTCGGACACGCCCCTCGTCGCCGGTATCGACCAGTCGTTCCTCGATGACCGCGCCCTGAGCGCCGTCGTCGTCCTGCGCGGCGGCGAGGTGGTCGAGCGAGTCCACGCCGTCACCGACCTCGATTTACCGTACATCCCCGGCCTGCTTTCGTTCCGCGAAGGAGGCCCCATCCTCGACGCGCTTTCCGAACTCGACACTGACCCGGACCTCCTCGTCTTCGACGGCTCTGGCCGCATTCACTTCCGGCAGGCGGGGCTCGCCACGCATCTCGGCGTCATCTGTGACGTACCGAGCATCGGCGTCGCCAAATCGTTGCTCTGCGGGACTCCCGACGAGGACCTGGATGGCCGCCCCGAGGGCTGGCGCACACCGATTCGGGCCGACGACTCAGTCGACGCCGTCGGCGGACACCCGGCCACGCCCGAGACGACTATCGGCTACGCCTTCCAGTCGCGGCAGTACGACTCGCGTCCAATCGTGAACCCGCTGTATGTCAGCCCCGGCCACCGCGTCTCGGCCGAGACTGCGGTCGACCTCATCTCGCAACTTTCGGGCGAGTACAAACTTCCGGAACCGACCCGGCTGGCCGACGCCTACGCTGACGAGGCGAAGGCGCAGTACGAAGACTGA
- a CDS encoding ArsA family ATPase, producing MDIDVEPTDRPNDDGDDAGTDDSGPAEIEVEVTDREEVTTTDSADLPEGIDAPEYVLYGGKGGVGKTTMAAATALASAADGTSTLVVSTDPAHSLSDTLGVPVPDKPTRIREDVPLYAAEIDPDTVMEGPFAGGDGDHADEMEYDTDDYDDDNPFGDDDSTSPFGGMGDTMGGFEDLLGGDGPMGMGGPMPGADEAAAMQQLLEYLDDPRFDRVVIDTAPTGHTLRLLELPELMDSMLGRIVRMRERFSGMMDNIKGMFGGGPDEQQAGMGDLDDLRERIERLRAVLRDPTRTDFRVVMIPEEMSVVESKRLVSRLDEFGIPVQTLVVNRVMESVEDVADVDPKWVESPDLENCGFCQRRWQVQQDALRSATNLFRNRDVKRVPLLADQVQGEDALRVVATCLR from the coding sequence ATGGACATCGACGTCGAGCCAACAGACCGCCCGAACGACGACGGAGACGACGCTGGCACCGACGACAGCGGCCCGGCGGAAATCGAGGTGGAAGTCACCGACCGCGAGGAGGTGACGACGACCGACAGCGCCGACCTCCCCGAGGGAATCGACGCCCCGGAGTACGTCCTCTACGGCGGCAAAGGTGGCGTCGGAAAGACCACGATGGCGGCCGCGACGGCGCTCGCCAGCGCGGCCGACGGAACGTCGACGCTCGTCGTCTCGACTGACCCCGCACACTCGCTTTCGGATACGCTCGGCGTCCCAGTCCCCGACAAGCCGACGCGCATCCGCGAGGATGTTCCCCTCTATGCGGCCGAAATCGACCCCGACACCGTGATGGAGGGACCGTTTGCGGGGGGAGACGGCGACCACGCCGACGAGATGGAGTACGATACCGACGACTACGACGACGACAACCCCTTCGGCGACGACGATTCGACTTCCCCGTTCGGCGGTATGGGTGACACGATGGGCGGGTTCGAGGACTTGCTCGGCGGCGACGGCCCGATGGGAATGGGTGGTCCGATGCCCGGTGCGGACGAGGCCGCGGCGATGCAGCAACTCCTCGAATATCTCGATGACCCCCGGTTCGACCGCGTCGTCATCGACACTGCGCCGACCGGTCACACGCTTCGCCTGCTCGAACTCCCAGAACTGATGGACTCGATGTTGGGTCGCATCGTCCGCATGCGCGAGCGCTTCTCCGGCATGATGGATAATATCAAGGGAATGTTCGGCGGCGGCCCGGACGAGCAACAGGCCGGGATGGGCGACCTCGACGACCTCAGAGAACGTATCGAACGTCTCCGCGCGGTGCTCCGCGACCCGACGCGAACCGATTTCCGGGTCGTCATGATTCCCGAAGAGATGAGCGTCGTCGAATCGAAGCGTCTCGTCTCCCGTCTCGACGAGTTCGGCATTCCGGTCCAGACGCTCGTCGTCAATCGCGTCATGGAGTCAGTCGAGGACGTGGCCGACGTAGACCCGAAGTGGGTCGAATCACCCGACCTTGAGAACTGCGGTTTCTGTCAGCGTCGGTGGCAGGTTCAACAGGATGCGCTCCGCTCCGCGACGAATCTGTTCCGTAACCGAGACGTAAAGCGCGTGCCGCTTCTCGCAGACCAGGTTCAGGGAGAAGACGCCCTGCGCGTCGTCGCAACCTGTCTTCGATAA
- a CDS encoding metal-dependent hydrolase translates to MNKKGHVLNAILLALGLGVILTVDPRTFEPTVDSLFLLAQKIGQLSLPVVLGALFPDVDTAFGKHRKTLHNLPVLIAFLAFPIVFNNLHFVWVGVATHYVLDMVGSKRGIALFYPLSSQEYDLPTGVATSSKHADAVTVVITVAELGVLAGIHYYLISLDVSLADAAASLGAMV, encoded by the coding sequence ATGAACAAGAAGGGACACGTGCTCAACGCCATCTTGCTGGCGCTCGGGCTCGGCGTCATTCTCACCGTGGACCCGCGAACGTTCGAACCGACCGTCGACTCGCTGTTTCTCCTCGCACAGAAAATCGGACAGTTGTCGCTGCCGGTCGTCCTCGGTGCGCTGTTTCCCGACGTGGACACCGCCTTCGGCAAGCACCGCAAGACGCTCCACAATCTGCCGGTGTTGATTGCGTTCCTCGCGTTCCCGATAGTCTTCAACAATCTCCACTTCGTCTGGGTCGGTGTCGCCACGCACTACGTCCTCGATATGGTCGGGTCGAAACGCGGCATCGCCCTCTTTTACCCCCTGTCGTCGCAAGAGTACGACCTGCCGACCGGCGTGGCGACGAGTTCGAAGCACGCCGATGCGGTCACGGTCGTCATCACAGTCGCGGAACTCGGCGTCCTCGCCGGGATTCACTACTACCTCATCTCGCTCGACGTGTCGCTGGCTGACGCCGCGGCATCGCTCGGTGCGATGGTCTGA
- a CDS encoding D-aminoacyl-tRNA deacylase — protein MIGIVVSRADSASVHIGEHLRSLADWDEQTDDSRPDADGGGTVYRRGGFELREFDDLHIYLDDPAEAFEGDLDMVVVVSRHAGETGPLLTAHFTGNFGPADYGGEPGHFARACPNAQRAVVDALRDHAPDDYEVGIEATHHGPTEPTVPSMFVELGSGEDEWEDPAGARAVAAAVLDIEGVAPDADRQLVGFGGGHYAPRFERVLRETDWCVGHIAADWQLKAMGSPNENRDVLRRAFEASAADLALVDGDRDDLAAAVEDEGFRVVSETWVRETDGVPLNRVRDLEADITRIEEGLRFGDHVDADEYEVISLPDGLLGEAQGIDLDASLDAVRETTVAFHTTESGARALGPAAVAGEHYDDLVERLCDILRQKYDTVVRENGRVTATMRAFDPGAARELGIPEGPAFGKLSSGQAVEFDGKTVTPEDVSQERVIEFTL, from the coding sequence GTGATTGGAATCGTCGTCAGCCGCGCCGACAGCGCATCGGTTCACATCGGCGAGCACCTGCGTTCGCTTGCTGACTGGGACGAACAGACCGACGACAGCCGACCCGACGCTGACGGCGGCGGCACCGTATACCGCCGCGGCGGCTTCGAACTCCGCGAGTTCGACGACCTACACATCTACCTCGACGACCCCGCCGAGGCGTTCGAAGGCGACCTCGACATGGTCGTCGTCGTCTCGCGGCACGCTGGCGAGACGGGACCGCTCTTGACCGCGCACTTCACGGGCAATTTCGGCCCCGCCGACTACGGCGGCGAACCGGGTCACTTCGCCCGCGCGTGCCCGAATGCACAGCGCGCTGTGGTTGACGCCCTGCGCGACCACGCACCCGACGACTACGAAGTCGGTATCGAGGCGACGCACCACGGTCCGACCGAACCAACCGTTCCCTCGATGTTCGTCGAACTCGGAAGCGGCGAAGACGAGTGGGAAGACCCCGCAGGTGCGCGCGCCGTCGCGGCCGCCGTGCTCGATATCGAAGGTGTCGCCCCCGACGCCGATCGCCAGCTCGTCGGATTCGGCGGCGGCCACTACGCCCCGCGATTCGAGCGCGTACTGCGTGAGACAGACTGGTGTGTCGGCCACATCGCGGCCGATTGGCAACTGAAGGCGATGGGGTCGCCGAACGAGAACCGTGACGTGCTCCGCCGTGCCTTCGAGGCCTCGGCGGCCGACCTCGCGCTGGTCGATGGCGACCGCGACGACCTCGCGGCCGCCGTCGAAGACGAAGGCTTCCGCGTCGTCTCCGAGACGTGGGTCCGAGAGACTGACGGCGTCCCGTTGAACCGAGTGCGCGACCTCGAAGCCGATATCACGCGCATCGAAGAGGGACTTCGATTCGGAGACCACGTCGATGCCGACGAGTACGAGGTTATCTCGCTTCCAGACGGTCTCTTGGGCGAGGCACAGGGCATCGACCTCGATGCATCGCTCGATGCCGTCAGGGAGACGACCGTGGCCTTCCACACGACCGAAAGCGGAGCGCGTGCACTCGGCCCCGCTGCCGTCGCGGGGGAGCACTACGACGACCTCGTCGAGCGTCTCTGTGATATCCTTCGACAGAAGTACGACACCGTCGTTCGCGAGAACGGTCGCGTCACCGCGACGATGCGCGCCTTCGACCCCGGTGCCGCGCGCGAACTGGGAATCCCGGAGGGACCCGCGTTCGGGAAACTCTCGTCGGGGCAGGCGGTCGAATTCGACGGGAAGACTGTCACGCCCGAGGACGTGTCACAAGAGCGGGTCATCGAGTTCACTCTCTGA
- a CDS encoding sodium:calcium antiporter, with the protein MVRRRLSHPLVAVFGAALLTIPWLGLHTVFGADLQTGVTVALSGIAVLGASFLLAWGAETAEADVPRAFALAILAVLAVAPEYAVDALYAWEAGINPGSPESAEAASLAVANMTGANRILIGIGWSAIALFTVVRARKTGDEAVESRPGFLADVVRLDRGISTEILFLFLATMFAFFVPLGAGIGAFDMFVLVGLYVVYILAALNAPHEHEEQIGVPAYLQSYPRMKRIATTLTLFIFSGIVILVAVEPFAHGLEELGTSVGIPPFLMIQWVAPLASESPELIVVAYLVNKARSTAGFNALISSKLNQWTLLIGTLVLVYSLSLGSYGPLPLDNHQAGELWLTAAQSYFAIAILITFSISVREALALLGLFFAQFIYSVTGMALTLPIPGLGAVTFDGATSLIGFSVIYLVVGTALFVARRKELMAVARLSIRRVRGDYTTGETTVAAED; encoded by the coding sequence ATGGTACGACGACGATTGAGTCACCCGCTCGTCGCGGTTTTCGGAGCCGCGTTGCTCACGATTCCGTGGCTTGGCCTCCATACGGTCTTCGGCGCGGACCTCCAAACTGGCGTCACGGTTGCACTGAGCGGCATCGCCGTTCTCGGCGCTTCCTTCCTCCTTGCGTGGGGAGCCGAGACGGCTGAAGCCGACGTGCCGCGGGCGTTCGCGCTCGCCATTCTTGCAGTGCTCGCTGTCGCCCCCGAGTACGCTGTCGACGCCCTCTACGCGTGGGAGGCTGGCATCAACCCCGGCTCACCCGAGTCGGCCGAAGCGGCGAGTCTCGCCGTCGCCAACATGACCGGCGCGAACCGCATCCTCATCGGTATCGGCTGGTCGGCAATCGCCCTGTTTACGGTCGTTCGAGCGCGCAAAACCGGCGACGAAGCGGTTGAAAGTCGCCCCGGCTTCCTCGCCGATGTCGTTCGACTCGACCGCGGTATCTCGACGGAAATCTTGTTCCTCTTTCTCGCGACGATGTTCGCCTTCTTCGTCCCGCTCGGCGCGGGAATCGGCGCGTTCGACATGTTCGTCCTCGTCGGTCTCTACGTCGTCTACATCCTCGCGGCGTTGAACGCGCCGCACGAACACGAAGAACAGATTGGCGTGCCCGCATATCTCCAGTCGTACCCGCGGATGAAGCGCATCGCGACGACGCTCACGCTTTTCATCTTCTCGGGAATCGTCATCCTCGTCGCCGTCGAGCCGTTCGCCCACGGACTCGAAGAACTCGGTACGTCCGTCGGCATCCCGCCGTTCTTGATGATTCAGTGGGTCGCGCCGTTGGCGAGTGAGAGCCCCGAACTCATCGTCGTCGCCTACCTCGTCAACAAGGCGCGGTCGACCGCCGGCTTCAACGCGCTCATCTCCTCGAAACTCAACCAGTGGACGCTCCTCATCGGGACGCTCGTCCTCGTGTACAGTCTCTCACTCGGTTCCTACGGCCCGCTCCCACTCGACAACCATCAGGCGGGCGAACTCTGGCTGACGGCCGCACAGAGCTACTTCGCAATCGCCATCCTCATCACGTTCTCCATCAGCGTCCGCGAGGCGCTTGCGCTTCTCGGTCTCTTCTTCGCCCAGTTCATCTACTCCGTCACGGGGATGGCACTCACACTGCCGATTCCCGGCCTCGGTGCTGTCACGTTCGACGGCGCAACGTCACTCATCGGCTTCTCGGTTATCTACCTCGTCGTCGGCACGGCGCTCTTCGTCGCCCGGCGGAAGGAACTCATGGCCGTCGCGAGACTCTCCATTCGGCGTGTCCGCGGTGACTACACGACCGGTGAGACGACGGTCGCCGCCGAGGACTGA
- a CDS encoding CinA family protein yields the protein MREFAADPPEEVRVGDALRDAGHTVAVAESCTGGLIGSLLTDVPGSSDYFDRSLVTYSYDAKRHELAVSREALDEHGAVSEPVAREMAAGVRDVADTTWGVATTGIAGPDGGLPGKPVGTVFVGIAFAAPWGSGDSYTRVERFEYDGSRTQVKEQIARGALRLLVGEVASVANGE from the coding sequence ATGCGCGAGTTCGCAGCAGACCCACCCGAAGAAGTCCGCGTCGGTGACGCCCTCCGCGACGCGGGACACACCGTCGCCGTCGCCGAGTCCTGTACGGGAGGGCTTATCGGGTCGCTCCTCACCGACGTCCCGGGGTCAAGTGACTACTTCGACCGCTCGCTCGTGACGTACTCCTACGACGCCAAGCGCCACGAACTGGCCGTTTCCCGGGAGGCACTGGACGAACACGGTGCCGTCTCGGAACCGGTTGCCCGCGAGATGGCTGCTGGCGTCCGCGACGTCGCTGACACGACGTGGGGTGTGGCAACGACGGGTATTGCCGGACCGGACGGCGGACTCCCCGGAAAGCCGGTCGGAACCGTCTTCGTCGGTATCGCCTTCGCCGCACCGTGGGGAAGTGGGGACTCCTACACTCGCGTCGAACGATTCGAGTACGATGGCTCGCGCACGCAGGTGAAAGAGCAAATCGCGCGAGGGGCGCTGCGCCTGCTCGTAGGCGAGGTTGCGTCGGTCGCCAACGGCGAGTAA
- a CDS encoding PHP-associated domain-containing protein: MHVKILDEQVVSRAKARGLDVLVYAPHFVRLPDIRARAERFSDDELLVVPAREVFTGSWHNRKHLLAIGLSDPVPDFISLDGALDEFDRQEAATLVPHPELLTVSLSADDIARYREHIHAIETYNAKAFSRHNRRGREIARETNLPGFGSSYAHLRGSIGEAWTEFDRDIGSEADLVDALRERAERRIVRRAGLSHTLRGAVEFAHLGYENSWGKIDRLLLSGMEPTHPSHIAYDGRFDDVSVY; the protein is encoded by the coding sequence ATGCACGTGAAGATTCTCGACGAGCAGGTCGTCTCGCGTGCGAAGGCTCGTGGACTCGATGTCCTCGTCTATGCTCCCCACTTCGTTCGACTCCCCGATATCCGTGCCCGTGCGGAGCGCTTTTCCGACGACGAACTTCTCGTTGTCCCCGCACGCGAGGTGTTCACCGGGTCGTGGCACAACCGGAAACACCTCCTCGCAATCGGGCTTTCCGACCCCGTACCTGACTTCATTTCGCTCGACGGCGCGCTCGACGAGTTCGACAGACAGGAAGCGGCGACGCTCGTTCCCCACCCGGAACTGTTGACGGTGAGTCTGTCCGCCGACGATATCGCTCGCTATCGCGAGCACATCCACGCCATCGAGACGTACAACGCCAAAGCATTCTCCCGGCACAACCGGCGGGGTCGCGAAATCGCCCGCGAGACGAATCTCCCCGGGTTCGGGTCGTCGTACGCCCACCTCCGCGGTAGCATCGGTGAGGCGTGGACCGAGTTCGACCGTGACATCGGCTCCGAAGCAGACCTCGTCGACGCACTCCGAGAACGGGCGGAGCGCCGCATCGTTCGTCGCGCCGGCCTGTCGCATACGCTCCGCGGCGCAGTCGAATTTGCCCACCTCGGGTACGAGAACTCGTGGGGAAAAATCGACCGACTCCTGCTCTCGGGAATGGAGCCGACGCACCCGAGTCACATCGCCTACGACGGTCGGTTCGACGACGTGAGCGTCTACTAA
- a CDS encoding SDR family oxidoreductase yields the protein MHQKTVLITGCSSGIGRTAALDFLDEEWEVYATARNPADIQTLGDRGANIATLDVTDQGDVDRVVDRIIDEEGRIDCLVNNAGYGQFGPIEDVPTEKVHDQFDVNVYGPHRLTRAVLPHMRSQGDGTIVNVSSVAGRISFPGGGVYSGSKFALEAMTDALRAEVEAYDIDAVLVEPGPVETQFNQRLQDEVSGNGEDNEGVERSGAYEKFYKLFEDTQALGGGGPGAVPPERVAEDIVNAASSTKPQARYQPGTVARVGVLGRFLPDTWRDALFGLARKLP from the coding sequence GTGCATCAAAAGACGGTCCTCATCACCGGTTGCTCCTCGGGTATCGGGCGCACGGCGGCGCTCGATTTCCTCGACGAGGAGTGGGAGGTCTACGCCACCGCCCGGAACCCGGCAGATATCCAGACGCTGGGTGACCGCGGTGCGAATATCGCGACGCTCGACGTGACCGACCAAGGGGACGTCGACCGCGTCGTCGACCGCATCATCGACGAAGAAGGACGCATCGACTGTCTCGTCAACAACGCCGGATACGGGCAGTTCGGTCCTATCGAGGACGTTCCCACCGAGAAAGTCCACGACCAGTTCGACGTGAACGTCTACGGCCCACACCGTCTCACCCGTGCCGTGCTCCCCCACATGCGCTCGCAGGGTGACGGGACCATCGTCAACGTCTCCAGCGTCGCCGGTCGAATCTCGTTCCCCGGCGGCGGCGTCTACTCGGGGTCGAAGTTCGCACTCGAAGCGATGACCGACGCGCTCCGCGCGGAGGTCGAAGCGTACGATATCGACGCCGTTCTCGTCGAACCCGGCCCGGTCGAGACGCAGTTCAACCAGCGTTTACAGGACGAAGTCAGCGGCAACGGCGAGGACAACGAGGGTGTCGAACGCTCCGGGGCCTACGAGAAGTTCTACAAACTGTTCGAGGACACGCAGGCGCTCGGCGGCGGCGGCCCCGGTGCGGTTCCGCCGGAGCGAGTCGCCGAAGATATCGTCAACGCCGCCAGTTCGACCAAGCCACAGGCGCGCTACCAACCGGGCACCGTCGCCCGAGTTGGCGTTCTCGGGCGGTTCCTCCCGGATACGTGGCGGGACGCGCTCTTCGGTCTCGCACGAAAGCTCCCGTAA
- a CDS encoding protein translocase SEC61 complex subunit gamma: protein MDVKYDLNSYVRVLKLASTPSWQEFSQISKIAGAGIFLVGLLGFIIFAVMSFLPGGV, encoded by the coding sequence ATGGACGTTAAGTACGACCTGAACAGCTACGTTCGCGTGTTGAAACTCGCGAGCACCCCGTCCTGGCAGGAGTTCTCTCAAATCTCCAAGATTGCCGGTGCGGGTATCTTCCTCGTTGGGTTGCTCGGCTTCATCATCTTCGCGGTCATGAGCTTCCTCCCCGGAGGCGTCTGA
- the ftsZ gene encoding cell division protein FtsZ, whose translation MDSIVDDAIDEAEDMGDGSAEVGGPTDINRSGTMTDDELQAVLKDLQTNITVVGCGGAGGNTVNRMHEEGIKGAKLVAANTDVQHLVEIGADTKILMGEQKTQGRGAGSLPQVGEEAALESQEEIYDAIEGSDMVFVTAGLGGGTGTGSAPVVAKAARESGALTIAIVTTPFTAEGEVRRTNAEAGLERLRDVSDTVIVVPNDRLLDAVGKLPVRQAFKVSDEVLMRSVKGITELITKPGLVNLDFADVKTVMERGGVAMIGLGESDSESKAQESVKSALRSPLLDVDISGANSALVNVTGGSDMSIEEAEGVVEEIYDRIDPDARIIWGTSVDDELEGMMRTMIVVTGVESPQIYGRNGEVQAQAEGRLEDIDYVE comes from the coding sequence ATGGACTCTATCGTCGACGATGCAATCGATGAGGCCGAGGACATGGGGGATGGGTCGGCTGAAGTCGGCGGCCCGACCGACATTAACCGGTCCGGGACGATGACTGATGATGAACTGCAAGCGGTTCTCAAGGACCTTCAGACCAATATTACGGTGGTTGGGTGCGGCGGTGCGGGTGGTAACACCGTCAACCGAATGCACGAAGAAGGTATCAAGGGAGCCAAACTGGTCGCCGCCAACACCGACGTGCAGCACCTCGTGGAAATCGGTGCTGACACGAAGATTCTCATGGGCGAACAGAAGACGCAAGGCCGTGGCGCAGGCTCGCTTCCGCAAGTCGGCGAGGAGGCCGCTCTCGAATCTCAAGAGGAGATTTACGACGCTATCGAAGGTTCTGATATGGTGTTCGTCACGGCCGGTCTCGGTGGTGGCACCGGTACCGGTTCCGCTCCCGTCGTCGCCAAGGCGGCACGCGAATCCGGTGCGCTCACCATCGCCATCGTGACGACCCCGTTCACGGCGGAGGGTGAGGTTCGACGAACCAACGCCGAAGCGGGTCTCGAACGCCTCCGCGACGTTTCTGATACCGTTATCGTCGTCCCGAACGACCGCCTGCTCGACGCCGTCGGAAAGCTACCGGTCCGTCAGGCGTTCAAGGTCTCCGACGAAGTGCTCATGCGCTCTGTCAAGGGTATCACCGAACTCATTACCAAGCCCGGTCTCGTCAACCTCGACTTTGCCGACGTGAAGACCGTCATGGAACGTGGTGGCGTTGCCATGATCGGTCTCGGCGAGTCCGACTCCGAGTCCAAGGCCCAAGAGTCCGTCAAGTCTGCCCTTCGCTCTCCGCTTCTCGACGTGGATATCTCCGGTGCGAACTCCGCGCTCGTCAACGTCACCGGTGGCTCCGACATGAGCATCGAAGAGGCAGAGGGTGTCGTCGAGGAGATTTACGACCGAATCGACCCCGACGCGCGCATTATCTGGGGGACCTCCGTCGACGACGAACTCGAAGGCATGATGCGGACGATGATTGTCGTCACGGGCGTCGAGTCGCCCCAAATCTACGGCCGCAACGGCGAAGTTCAGGCGCAGGCCGAGGGTCGCCTCGAAGACATCGACTACGTCGAGTAG
- a CDS encoding transcription elongation factor Spt5, whose translation MPIFAVKTTARQERTVADMIASKDFSQIHAVLAPDSLTSYVMVEADDDGIVSRVLEEIPHARGLVESGGMVGTSSMAEVEHFLSPTPDVEGIAEGDIVELIAGPFKGEKARVQRIDETKDQVTVELYEATVPIPVTVRGDQIRVLDSDER comes from the coding sequence ATGCCCATCTTCGCCGTAAAGACCACCGCTCGCCAGGAGCGAACGGTTGCAGACATGATTGCGTCGAAGGATTTCTCGCAAATCCACGCCGTCTTGGCGCCCGACTCACTCACGAGTTACGTGATGGTCGAAGCCGACGACGACGGCATCGTCTCCCGCGTCCTCGAGGAGATTCCGCACGCACGCGGTCTCGTCGAGAGCGGCGGTATGGTCGGTACCTCCAGCATGGCCGAAGTCGAGCACTTCCTCTCGCCGACGCCGGACGTCGAAGGTATCGCCGAGGGTGACATCGTCGAACTCATCGCCGGACCGTTCAAAGGTGAGAAGGCGCGCGTCCAGCGCATCGACGAAACGAAAGACCAGGTCACCGTCGAACTCTACGAGGCGACGGTCCCGATTCCGGTCACCGTCCGCGGCGACCAGATTCGCGTCCTCGACTCCGACGAGCGGTAA
- a CDS encoding rhomboid family intramembrane serine protease, translating into MAICDVCGKDESLPYRCSRCGGTFCSEHRLPENHDCAGLSDWNDPAGVFSSDFDDSVETQRGRAGGLFDSITGTGGFLGYFRGNMAYLFLGLMWIAFGIQLVLQVAGFGRLMVNTFFLTSVHPEYVWTWVTSIFAHGGFYHIVGNSIVLYFFGPLVERYVGSRKFAALFLVSGMLAGLAQVGSSMLLSPGIPTSVVGASGAIMAVLGVLTVLNPGLRIYLYFIIPVPLWLFTLGFAGISVFFFLSPGSGGGIAHFAHLIGLVIGLAYGQRVKGKRSVPNQMSFGGGRRGPGRGRF; encoded by the coding sequence ATGGCTATCTGCGACGTGTGCGGCAAAGACGAGAGTCTGCCGTACCGCTGCTCGCGGTGTGGCGGGACGTTCTGCTCTGAACACCGTCTTCCCGAGAATCACGACTGTGCGGGGCTTTCCGACTGGAACGACCCCGCGGGGGTCTTCTCGAGTGACTTCGACGACTCCGTAGAGACACAACGCGGCCGCGCCGGTGGTCTCTTTGACTCCATTACGGGAACCGGCGGGTTCCTCGGGTACTTCCGCGGGAACATGGCGTACCTGTTCTTAGGTCTGATGTGGATTGCCTTCGGTATCCAACTCGTGCTACAGGTCGCCGGATTCGGCCGCCTCATGGTAAACACCTTCTTCCTCACGAGTGTCCACCCCGAATACGTCTGGACGTGGGTAACGTCGATATTCGCCCACGGCGGCTTCTACCACATCGTCGGTAACTCCATCGTCCTGTACTTTTTCGGCCCGCTCGTGGAGCGCTACGTCGGGTCGCGGAAGTTCGCGGCGCTCTTCCTCGTCAGCGGGATGCTCGCCGGGCTCGCGCAGGTCGGGTCATCGATGCTCCTGTCGCCAGGGATACCGACCTCCGTGGTCGGCGCGAGCGGGGCCATCATGGCCGTCCTCGGCGTACTGACCGTGCTCAACCCGGGGCTGAGGATTTACCTGTACTTCATTATCCCCGTGCCACTGTGGCTCTTCACGCTCGGCTTCGCCGGCATCTCGGTGTTCTTCTTCCTGAGCCCGGGGTCCGGTGGCGGCATCGCCCACTTCGCCCACCTCATCGGCCTCGTAATCGGTCTCGCGTACGGCCAGCGAGTAAAGGGCAAACGGAGCGTCCCCAATCAGATGTCGTTCGGCGGCGGTCGTCGCGGCCCCGGACGCGGACGGTTCTGA
- a CDS encoding DUF7565 family protein, producing MSRWKCGIEGCDARFENVESAIIHQTTEHERHECKVCGTIVPEGYFAIRHAFDEHTRAEFVRAYDADSSAVRVREDVKEAVEEVADLNRVVKTLRDEGAL from the coding sequence ATGTCCCGGTGGAAGTGCGGAATCGAGGGGTGTGACGCTCGGTTCGAAAATGTCGAAAGTGCGATTATTCATCAGACGACGGAACACGAGCGTCACGAGTGTAAGGTGTGTGGGACGATTGTCCCCGAGGGCTACTTTGCGATTCGGCACGCCTTCGACGAACACACCCGCGCGGAGTTCGTCCGCGCGTACGACGCCGACTCCTCGGCGGTCCGTGTACGCGAAGACGTTAAAGAGGCAGTCGAAGAAGTAGCCGACCTAAATCGAGTCGTAAAGACACTCCGCGACGAGGGCGCATTGTAG